A part of Streptomyces sp. NBC_01235 genomic DNA contains:
- a CDS encoding MarR family winged helix-turn-helix transcriptional regulator has protein sequence MNTSPQQPTSGPTSGPTSGPRPAKDPVDAIVEQWAAVRPDLDTRAMEVFGRVYRLSRAMGDRVEKAYAALGIGRGEFDVLATLRRSGEPYTLSPRQLSSTLMLTTGGMTGRLDKLERAALLRRSPDPHDRRGLQVTLTEKGLELVDRAVGTGLAVQTEALSAALNPEQADQLTDLLRKLLSATEAPGS, from the coding sequence ATGAACACGAGCCCCCAGCAGCCCACGTCCGGGCCCACTTCCGGGCCCACGTCCGGGCCCAGGCCCGCCAAGGACCCCGTCGACGCGATCGTCGAGCAGTGGGCCGCGGTGCGGCCCGACCTCGACACCCGGGCGATGGAGGTGTTCGGCCGCGTCTACCGGCTCTCGCGCGCGATGGGCGACCGGGTGGAGAAGGCGTACGCGGCGCTCGGCATCGGACGCGGCGAGTTCGACGTACTGGCCACCCTGCGCCGCTCCGGCGAGCCGTACACCCTCTCGCCCCGCCAGCTGTCGTCGACGCTGATGCTCACCACCGGCGGCATGACCGGCCGCCTCGACAAGCTGGAGCGGGCCGCACTGCTGCGCCGCTCCCCCGACCCGCACGACCGCCGGGGCCTACAGGTCACGCTGACCGAGAAGGGGCTGGAGCTGGTCGACCGGGCGGTCGGCACGGGCCTCGCCGTCCAGACGGAGGCCCTGTCCGCCGCCCTGAACCCCGAACAGGCCGACCAACTGACCGACCTTCTAAGGAAGTTGCTGTCGGCAACGGAGGCGCCCGGCAGCTGA